From Shewanella acanthi:
TCTCTAGTTCAGAAAACCACTACCGCGTTAATAGGATGTAGCGACTAACCATTTCACAACAAACTCATTTATCACAATAAGTTATAAGAAAATCGGTTTGTTATAACCCTATCACAGCCGATACAATGCCTTTAATGGCAAAAAATGTCCTGTACCTGACTCGCCGCATGATATAAGTTCATTCACTTCAAGTGGATATTCATACTAGCATCACAGGTCCATGGGCTTGTAATGATATTTTTTTGGAAAACGCATGATCCTTCAAACCATTAGCCGCATTCCTTTTTGGCAAAAAGTCCTCGCAGGCTTTATTTTAGGTGCACTCGTTGGCGTACTTTTAGGCGAAACTGCTACAGTGCTTAAACCCCTTGGCGATTTGTTTATCAGCGCCATTAAGATGCTGGTTGCGCCACTGGTCTTCTGTGCGATTGTGGTCAGCATTACCTCGCTAGGCTCTCAAACAAATCTCAAACGCTTAAGTCTTAAGACCTTAAGCATGTTTATGCTGACAGGCACAGTCGCCTCTCTGATTGGTTTAGCTGTTGGCTCACTTATCGATATGGGCGGCACAATGCAACTGGCCACCACGGAAGTGCGTGAGCGCAATATTCCAGGTTTTGCGCAGGTGCTGCTAGATATGATCCCAGTGAATCCTTTTGCCGCCCTAGCGGATGGAAAAGTGCTGCAGATCATCGTATTTGCTGCATTAGTCGGGATAGCCATCAACAAGGTTGGCGAGAAAGCCGAGCCACTAAAACGAACAATAGAAGCGGGTGCAGAAGTCATGTTCCAACTGACACGCATGGTGCTTAAACTTACTCCAATCGGCGTATTTGGTTTAATGGCTTGGGTAGTGGGTGAATATGGTTTATCGACCCTATTACCTCTAGGTAAGTTTATCGCCGCTATCTATATTGCCGCCCTTATTCATATGATTTTTGTCTACGGCGGACTAGTTAAATTTGCCGCGGGTTTAAGCCCTGTGCAATTTTTCCGTAAGGCTATGCCTGCGCAATTAGTGGCTTTTAGTACCTCTTCAAGTTTCGGCACCCTGCCTGCCAGTACCAGAGCGGTTGAAACCATGGGTGTTTCAAAGCGTTATAGCGCCTTCGTTATGCCGCTCGGTGCAACCATGAACATGGATGGCTGTGGTGGTATCTACCCTGCAATTGCCGCGATTTTTATCGCACAAATTTACGGTATTCCACTCGATACCTTAGATTATGTGATGATTGCCGTTACAGCCACTGTGGCCTCCGTTGGTACTGCCGGCGTGCCTGGCAGCGCTATGGTGATGTTAACCGTCACTTTAGGCGTGATTGGTTTACCCCTTGAAGGTATCGCCTTTATTGCCGCCATCGACCGTATTATCGATATGATCCGCACCGCGACCAACGTCACAGGCGACATGATGACCGCCGTAGTGATTGGCAAATCTGAAAATGAGCTTGATGTTGAGCAGTTTTACAGCAACGAGACTCAAACAGCTGCGGTTGCCGATAATTAATCAATCAATAAAGAATTATCCAATAAAAAAGACCGCTTAGATGCGGTCTTTTTTATTATCCGTATTTCACTTATTGCGCATGAAACATCCATGACTTTCGGCTAAACAAGCTGTTAAACTCTTTACTTATTTACCAAAAGTAGAATGAATCATGACTAAACTGTTTTTATTACCACTTATCCTTTGCTTACTGTGGATACTGTTTTTAAAAGCCAATGGTTTATCACTGGCCCAAGGAAAACGTGGCTTTATCTACATCATAGCCATCAGCAGCACATTGATTTTGCTGCTTATGCTGCTCCTGTGGATAACGGCTTAAAAGCCTATTGGTTAACAATAG
This genomic window contains:
- a CDS encoding dicarboxylate/amino acid:cation symporter: MILQTISRIPFWQKVLAGFILGALVGVLLGETATVLKPLGDLFISAIKMLVAPLVFCAIVVSITSLGSQTNLKRLSLKTLSMFMLTGTVASLIGLAVGSLIDMGGTMQLATTEVRERNIPGFAQVLLDMIPVNPFAALADGKVLQIIVFAALVGIAINKVGEKAEPLKRTIEAGAEVMFQLTRMVLKLTPIGVFGLMAWVVGEYGLSTLLPLGKFIAAIYIAALIHMIFVYGGLVKFAAGLSPVQFFRKAMPAQLVAFSTSSSFGTLPASTRAVETMGVSKRYSAFVMPLGATMNMDGCGGIYPAIAAIFIAQIYGIPLDTLDYVMIAVTATVASVGTAGVPGSAMVMLTVTLGVIGLPLEGIAFIAAIDRIIDMIRTATNVTGDMMTAVVIGKSENELDVEQFYSNETQTAAVADN